One stretch of Euphorbia lathyris chromosome 7, ddEupLath1.1, whole genome shotgun sequence DNA includes these proteins:
- the LOC136200974 gene encoding putative methylesterase 12, chloroplastic codes for MGNRFICMTKKDAKENQGSRSKRLGRSQRKLLADEEFLHKQALSMALHQHQLSQRFDGSMSRRIGSTSSRRRNPSDSVTTAKQASQAPENLENIKLKKFILIHGEGFGAWCWYKTVALLEEAGLLPTAIDLMGSGINLADTNAVATLAEYSKPLIDYLENVPDDEKVILVGHSTGGACISYALEHFPQKISKAIFVCATMVSNDQRPFDVFAEELGSAERFMKESEFLIHGNGTDKPPTGFMFEKQQMKGLYFNQSPSKDVALAMVCMRPIPLGPIMEKLTLSPEKYGTGRRFFIQTLDDHALSPDVQEKLVRENPPEGVFKIKGSDHCPFFSKPQSLHKILLEIAQIP; via the exons ATGGGGAACCGTTTTATTTGCATGACGAAGAAGGATGCTAAAGAGAATCAGGGATCTAGAAGCAAGAGATTGGGTAGGTCTCAGAGAAAATTGTTGGCAGATGAGGAGTTTCTGCACAAACAAGCTCTCTCTATGGCACTTCATCAGCATCAGTTGTCTCAGCGATTTGACGGATCCATGTCTAGAAGGATTGGCTCCACTAGCTCTCGAAGACGAAATCCCTCTGATTCTGTTACTACTGCCAAACAG GCTTCACAGGCACCAGAGAATCTCGAGAATATTAAGCTGAAAAAGTTCATTCTGATACATGGTGAAGGATTTGGAGCTTGGTGTTGGTATAAAACAGTTGCTCTATTGGAAGAAGCAGGATTACTTCCCACTGCTATAGATCTAATGGGATCTGGTATCAATCTGGCAGATACAAATGCTGTAGCCACACTGGCAGAGTACTCAAAACCTTTGATTGATTATTTGGAAAATGTTCCGGATGACGAAAAG GTCATTTTGGTTGGTCATAGCACTGGAGGTGCTTGCATCTCTTATGCGTTGGAGCATTTTCCACAGAAGATCTCAAAAGCTATATTTGTTTGTGCTACAATGGTGTCTAATGATCAGAGGCCTTTTGATGTTTTTGCTGAAGAG CTTGGATCTGCTGAACGTTTTATGAAAGAATCAGAGTTTTTGATACATGGGAATGGGACAGACAAGCCTCCTACAGGATTTATGTTTGAGAAACAGCAAATGAAAGGTTTATATTTCAATCAATCGCCATCAAAG GATGTTGCTTTGGCCATGGTTTGTATGAGACCCATCCCGCTCGGTCCTATCATGGAGAAGCTGACATTGTCTCCCGAAAAGTACGGAACGGGAAGGCGCTTCTTCATTCAAACATTGGATGATCATGCTCTTTCACCAGATGTTCAAGAAAAGCTAGTGAGGGAAAATCCACCAGAAGGTGTCTTTAAAATAAAAGGAAGTGATCATTGCCCCTTCTTCTCCAAACCACAATCACTGCACAAAATATTACTTGAAATTGCTCAAATTCCAtag